TTCCATGACGTAGCAGAAACTAATGAACATCGCGGAGTTGTGTTGAGTGGCAGCTGCGAGCGGTAATGGATAACTGTACTGGTCATTCACACTTTTTATTGAGCGCTTTCTTATTGACATGTTTATTTGGGCTATCGCTCGGGACGGAACTGAGCTTTGTGACTTGCGGCTCTGTTGTAAAGCTGTTAAATGTAAAGCACAATGTCAGACTGCACTCTCACGACGTGCGCTACGGCTCCGGTGAGTCAATGTGTTCTTGCTATCTAGCCAACTGCCAGCGTCTACTAGTAGCTAACTATAGCTTGGATACAGAGAAATGGGAAAACGGCTTGACTTGAttatattctctctcttctccattgTTCTCACGCATGTTTCTGTTTGCCTAACGGTGTAtttgcctctctctgtcctgccagGCAGCGGGCAGCAGTCAGTAACAGGCGTGACCACGGTGGAGGACAGTAACAGCTACTGGAGTGTACGGGGCACCAGCGGGGCCCAGTGTCACCGGGGGACTCCTATTAAGTGTGGTCAGACCATCCGCCTCACACATGTCAACACTGGACGCAACCTGCACAGCCACTACTTCTCCTCTCCGCTTTCCTCCAACCAGGTCAAGGGAAACATTGTGTTTGTgacccaaatgacaccctattccctatttagaccagggcccatatagcTATAGTTAAAGGGCCCATAAggttctggtcgaaagtagtgttCTGTATAGCGCAGGGGtactcaactctgaccctacgaggtccggagctggttttctgttctacctgatcattactTTGCACACAACTGGTGTGAcgggtctaaatcagtccctgattagggGAAACAATGAAAAAAGGCAGTGGAACTGTcctttgagg
This region of Oncorhynchus masou masou isolate Uvic2021 chromosome 8, UVic_Omas_1.1, whole genome shotgun sequence genomic DNA includes:
- the sdf2 gene encoding stromal cell-derived factor 2, yielding MDNCTGHSHFLLSAFLLTCLFGLSLGTELSFVTCGSVVKLLNVKHNVRLHSHDVRYGSGSGQQSVTGVTTVEDSNSYWSVRGTSGAQCHRGTPIKCGQTIRLTHVNTGRNLHSHYFSSPLSSNQEVSAFGEEGEGDHLDEWTVQCGGAVWQREEAVRFQHASTDALLSITGEQYGRPIHGQREVHAMMGPSQHSLWRAMEGVYMKPSESPLGNKDYSHPLHTEF